The following proteins are co-located in the Sardina pilchardus chromosome 24, fSarPil1.1, whole genome shotgun sequence genome:
- the ccn2b gene encoding CCN family member 2b, with amino-acid sequence MLGKTITNVCLLLVLAFSVFAEDCSQPCDCPTEPPMCSYGTSLVLDGCGCCKVCARQAGEPCSLLEPCDHHKELYCEHSLLGDSDTGICMPQEGQTCDLGGVIYRSGETFQPSCKHHCVCMNGEIGCVPTCASDVRLPSPDCPYPRRIQIPGQCCEEWVCDETPQEETFESAMAVFREVSAHGPKPESPRDNCLVQTTEWSECSATCGMGVSSRVTNDNERCQLERQTRVCMIRPCQADQEKSIKKGKRCIRTPRSSRGMRFELSGCRSVRSYRPKFCGTCTDGRCCTPQSTATAEVEFRCPEGDTFRRKMMFIKTCMCHHDCPRENDIFLSTNVRHMANDYENDM; translated from the exons ATGCTTGGGAAAACTATTACCAATGTCTGTCTGCTGCTCGTTCTCGCTTTTTCG GTTTTTGCCGAGGACTGCTCTCAACCCTGTGACTGCCCAACAGAACCTCCTATGTGCTCTTACGGAACCAGCCTAGTTCTAGACGGCTGTGGGTGCTGTAAGGTGTGTGCCCGACAGGCTGGGGAACCCTGTTCTCTCCTGGAGCCCTGTGACCACCACAAAGAGCTCTACTGCGAGCACAGCCTCCTCGGTGACTCCGACACCGGCATCTGCATGC CTCAAGAGGGTCAGACATGTGACCTGGGCGGTGTGATCTACCGCAGCGGCGAGACCTTCCAGCCCAGCTGCAAGCACCACTGCGTCTGCATGAACGGCGAGATCGGCTGCGTGCCCACCTGCGCCAGTGACGTGCGGCTGCCCTCGCCCGACTGCCCGTACCCGCGTCGCATCCAGATCCCCGGGCAGTGCTGCGAGGAGTGGGTCTGTGACGAGACGCCCCAGGAGGAGACCTTCGAGTCGGCCATGGCAG TGTTCCGAGAGGTGTCTGCCCACGGGCCCAAGCCGGAGAGCCCACGGGACAACTGCCTCGTCCAGACCACCGAGTGGAGCGAGTGCTCGGCCACCTGCGGCATGGGCGTGTCTTCCCGCGTCACCAACGACAACGAGCGCTGCCAGCTGGAGCGGCAGACCCGCGTCTGCATGATCCGCCCATGCCAGGCCGACCAGGAGAAAAGCATCAAG AAGGGGAAGAGGTGTATCCGCACCCCTCGCAGCTCCCGCGGGATGCGCTTCGAGCTGTCCGGCTGCCGTAGCGTGCGCTCCTACCGGCCCAAGTTCTGTGGCACCTGCACGGACGGACGCTGCTGCACGCCTCAGAGCACCGCCACGGCCGAGGTGGAGTTCCGCTGCCCGGAGGGCGACACCTTCCGCCGCAAGATGATGTTCATCAAGACGTGCATGTGCCACCACGACTGCCCGCGCGAAAACGATATCTTCCTGTCGACGAACGTCCGGCACATGGCCAACGACTACGAGAACGACatgtga